In Microbacterium sp. 1.5R, the following are encoded in one genomic region:
- a CDS encoding bifunctional lysylphosphatidylglycerol flippase/synthetase MprF, whose product MTEARTPTSHPVAAVLRRIPATLTMVAVILAVGVIWQGLWTPFEKTDLFGTVAYGLPNLAQGMWWTPLTGTFFVNEPWVYLFTISGFWGMAYLEYRRGTRVALAYYWVGQLFAILATALVLFVASQLPWAWAQEQAQALDVGASGGTMACIAAAIGLFRPPWRVRGWLLLLGFVFIAMLFWGAVADLEHLLAVLLILVVDRTLRVQRTTVREQRLIAVISLMVLGAVEIITTLVATDGPFGPTEPASGGFIDLALDLVVIVVLVNGLLRGRRWAWVLVMLLGLFNILVAALVLILITVFSQAQIDLRWDGETELALANGFLWVILLVYLIAVRRAFRAKRKSLLGIQPAPTVDDVKTELRAHGGGTLSWMTTWEGNSYARSDAGIVAYQRRAGVALALADPIGPPASRAVAVTEFIRTAELAGLVPCFFSADDATRAAVPAGWRSLVVADDTIVDLPGLEFTGKRWNSVRSSLNRAGREQMTFRMTRLADESWGVRQQLRAISEAWVGDKDLPEMRFTLGTLDEAEDREVRLALAIAPNGDVDGFLSWLPVYGEGGVVRGWTLDLMRRRDGGFAPVMEYLIGSSAKQFSEEGAEIMSLSGAPLAHDYPPDAGIIAVLSERLAEALEPVYGFGSLHRFKQKFHPRYETMYLLFRDESDLAAIGTALTRAFLPDATLRQFAGAGLELVRGSKD is encoded by the coding sequence ATGACCGAGGCGCGAACCCCCACATCGCATCCCGTCGCCGCCGTACTGCGGCGCATTCCTGCCACCCTCACGATGGTGGCTGTGATCCTCGCCGTCGGCGTGATCTGGCAGGGCCTGTGGACCCCGTTCGAGAAGACCGACCTGTTCGGCACCGTCGCATACGGCCTGCCCAACCTCGCGCAGGGGATGTGGTGGACGCCGCTCACCGGCACGTTCTTCGTCAACGAGCCGTGGGTGTACCTGTTCACGATCTCGGGATTCTGGGGCATGGCGTATCTCGAATACCGACGTGGCACCAGGGTCGCCCTCGCGTACTACTGGGTCGGACAGCTCTTCGCGATCCTCGCCACCGCGCTCGTCCTGTTCGTCGCCTCGCAACTTCCCTGGGCCTGGGCTCAGGAGCAGGCCCAGGCGCTCGATGTCGGCGCCTCTGGCGGCACCATGGCGTGCATCGCCGCCGCGATCGGGCTCTTCCGCCCGCCATGGCGAGTGCGCGGCTGGCTCCTGCTGCTCGGTTTCGTGTTCATCGCGATGCTGTTCTGGGGTGCGGTCGCCGATCTCGAGCACCTGCTCGCGGTGCTGCTCATCCTCGTCGTCGACCGCACCCTGCGTGTGCAGCGGACCACGGTGCGAGAGCAGCGTCTGATCGCCGTGATCTCGCTCATGGTGCTCGGAGCGGTCGAGATCATCACGACTCTCGTCGCCACCGACGGCCCGTTCGGCCCGACCGAGCCCGCGTCGGGAGGGTTCATCGACCTCGCGCTCGACCTCGTCGTCATCGTGGTGCTCGTGAACGGACTCCTGCGCGGCCGTCGCTGGGCGTGGGTTCTCGTGATGCTGCTCGGTCTCTTCAACATCCTGGTCGCAGCGCTGGTCCTCATCCTCATCACGGTGTTCTCGCAGGCGCAGATCGATCTGCGGTGGGACGGCGAGACGGAGCTCGCGCTCGCCAACGGCTTCCTCTGGGTGATCCTGCTCGTCTACCTGATCGCCGTGCGCCGCGCGTTCCGGGCGAAGCGCAAGTCTCTCCTCGGCATCCAGCCGGCTCCGACGGTCGACGACGTGAAGACCGAGCTGCGCGCGCACGGCGGGGGCACCCTGTCGTGGATGACGACCTGGGAGGGCAACAGCTACGCCCGCAGCGATGCCGGGATCGTCGCCTACCAGCGACGGGCCGGTGTGGCGCTCGCGCTCGCGGATCCGATCGGGCCGCCCGCATCCCGCGCGGTCGCCGTCACGGAGTTCATCCGCACGGCGGAGCTGGCAGGCCTCGTCCCGTGCTTCTTCAGTGCAGACGACGCCACCCGGGCCGCTGTGCCCGCCGGCTGGCGCAGCTTGGTCGTCGCCGACGACACCATCGTCGACCTGCCGGGTCTGGAGTTCACCGGCAAGCGCTGGAACTCGGTGCGCAGCTCTCTCAATCGGGCGGGGCGCGAGCAGATGACCTTCCGGATGACGCGCCTGGCGGACGAATCGTGGGGCGTACGGCAGCAGCTGCGTGCGATCTCCGAGGCATGGGTCGGTGACAAGGACCTGCCTGAGATGCGGTTCACTCTCGGCACGCTGGATGAGGCGGAGGACCGCGAGGTGCGACTCGCTCTCGCGATCGCCCCGAACGGTGACGTCGACGGCTTCCTCTCGTGGCTGCCGGTCTATGGCGAAGGCGGCGTCGTGCGCGGCTGGACGCTCGACCTGATGCGCCGCCGCGACGGCGGCTTCGCACCCGTCATGGAGTACTTGATCGGTTCGTCCGCGAAGCAGTTCTCCGAGGAGGGTGCCGAGATCATGTCGCTCTCGGGTGCTCCGCTCGCGCACGACTATCCGCCGGACGCGGGCATCATCGCCGTCCTCAGCGAACGCCTCGCCGAAGCGCTCGAGCCCGTGTACGGCTTCGGCTCGCTGCACCGCTTCAAGCAGAAGTTCCACCCACGGTACGAGACCATGTATCTGCTCTTCCGCGACGAGAGCGATCTCGCGGCGATCGGCACAGCGCTCACCCGCGCGTTCCTGCCGGATGCGACGCTGAGGCAGTTCGCGGGAGCGGGGCTGGAGCTGGTGCGCGGCAGCAAGGACTGA
- a CDS encoding DUF1214 domain-containing protein, whose amino-acid sequence MTDTSVPVTFANFAEIETARMFAAIAASAGGSNRWNHYRVPTPIDQQTVIRMNRDTLYSAAIIDISEGATITVPDAGDRYVSVMLVNEGHYIDRVLHDPGVHSLSAEDLGSDFVLAATRILVDSEDPDDVSIVNALQDELAVSSTGAREFAAPAYDESSFAETRQAILTLAKGLGGLERCFGRAEDVDPVRHLLGTAAAWGGLPENEAFYINVDPRLPVGEYTLRVGDVPVDGFWSVSLYDAEGYFAPNDAGAYSVNSVTGVRDPDGSITVRFGGDPALPNVLPLTQGWNYLVRLYRPRPEVLDGTWSFPALTAS is encoded by the coding sequence ATGACCGACACCTCCGTTCCCGTCACGTTCGCGAACTTCGCCGAGATCGAGACCGCCCGCATGTTCGCCGCGATCGCGGCGTCGGCCGGCGGTTCCAACCGGTGGAACCACTATCGAGTGCCCACGCCGATCGACCAGCAGACCGTGATCAGGATGAATCGCGACACCCTCTACAGCGCTGCGATCATCGACATCTCCGAAGGGGCGACGATCACCGTGCCGGATGCCGGCGACCGGTACGTCTCGGTGATGCTGGTGAACGAGGGCCACTACATCGACCGGGTGCTGCACGACCCCGGCGTCCACTCGCTCTCGGCCGAAGACCTCGGTTCCGATTTCGTGCTCGCGGCCACTCGCATCCTGGTGGATTCCGAGGATCCTGACGATGTCTCGATCGTGAACGCCCTGCAGGACGAACTCGCTGTGAGCTCGACCGGCGCGCGGGAGTTCGCTGCGCCGGCCTACGACGAATCGAGCTTCGCCGAGACCCGCCAGGCGATCCTCACCCTCGCGAAGGGCCTCGGCGGTCTGGAGCGCTGCTTCGGTCGAGCCGAGGACGTCGACCCCGTGCGGCACCTTCTCGGGACCGCAGCCGCCTGGGGCGGTCTGCCCGAGAACGAGGCCTTCTACATCAACGTCGATCCCCGGCTCCCGGTCGGCGAGTACACGCTGCGGGTCGGCGACGTGCCGGTGGACGGCTTCTGGTCCGTCTCGCTGTACGACGCGGAAGGCTATTTCGCTCCGAACGACGCCGGTGCATACAGCGTCAACAGCGTGACGGGCGTGCGGGATCCGGACGGGTCGATCACCGTGCGCTTCGGCGGCGACCCCGCACTGCCCAACGTGCTTCCCCTCACGCAAGGGTGGAACTACCTGGTGCGTCTCTACCGACCTCGACCCGAAGTGCTGGACGGCACGTGGTCGTTCCCCGCGCTCACGGCGAGCTGA